The Amycolatopsis coloradensis sequence AAATGCTTCAACACCGGCTGCACCCCGGCGTCCCGCAGGCCCTGCGCGAACGCCAGGACGTACTTGCGTGCGGTTTCCGGATCCGCGCCGAACGATCGGTCGCCGACGATGTCGCGGTCCGGCTGGTCGGTGATGTCGGCGTCGGGCGCGTAGTCGACGGTGACACCGCGGGCTCGCATCTGCCGTCCTCGCTCGGCCGCCTTCGCCCGTACCTGCGCCGGCGTCAGTGTCGAGGCCATCTTCCGGGCGCTCGGCATGTCGCCGTCGAGGGCGTCGATCCGCTGGACACGGCCGCCTTCTTCGTCGATCGCGACCGACACCGGGACCTTCGCGGCGCGCTGGACGTCGTCCAGTGCACGGTTCCGCAGCAGGGTCGTCTCGTTGCCGCCGAGGAAGATCCCGCCGACCTGCTGGTCGCGCACCAGCTTCACCGCCGCCTGCGGGTCGCCGGCGTTCACGCCGACCACCACCAGCTGGGCCAGCCGCTGCCGGGGGCTCATCCCGGCGATGACGGCTTCGCAGCCTGGAACGGGCGCCTGCTCCGCTCTCGGTGACGGCGTGGGCTTGCTGGAGGCGGGCTGGCTTGAAGCGGCACTGCTGCGAGGCGGAGGTACGGTTCCCGCCGGCTGCGCGGATCCGGCTCCGTCGTTCGCCGTACCGCACTGCACGCTGGTGGCCAGGACGGTGGCGGCTCCCAGGATGACGGCCGCCCACCGCTTCGTCGTCTTCGGTCGCCCGGAGTTCATCGGCTCGTTTCGTTCGTCGTCCATGCCGGTGTCGACGGTAACCCCAGTTGCCCTTTCGCACGCGCTCGCGTGCCCTTTGGTGCGTGACCGCGTCGGGCAGGGCGTTCGACTTCACCTCCTTCCGGATCGTGTTCTCTCTGGTCAAGCCGGTGTTCGTGCTTGACAACTGGATCCGCTCCGCCGTAGATTACCACATGGTTATGGAACCGCAAGGTTATCCACTTCCTCCCCGGGTAGGCGACGGGGGAGGTGATCGTGAGAACTCGAACTCGTGAGACCTGCTCGAACTTGGGAACAGAAAGGCGGGCGACCGTGGCACAGGATCTGCTCGATGTCACCTTCGCGGCACTCGCCGACCCCACCCGCCGCGCGATCCTCGCGCGGCTCGCGCACGGCGAGGCCACGGTGACGGAGCTGGCCGAACCCTTCGCGATGAGCCAGCCCGCCATCTCCAAACATCTGAAGGTGCTGGAGCGGGCGGGGCTGGTGGCAAGGGGGCGTGATGCCCAGCGCCGCCCCTGCCGGCTGGTGGCCCAGCCGCTGAAGAACGCGAACGAATGGCTCGGCGGCTACCGCCGCTACTGGGACGAGGCCTTCTCGGAGCTGGATCTCGTCCTCGACGGGGAGATGCGGCACCCGGAACGCCGTCCAGAGACCGATTGACCACCGCGCGAGCGGAAAGGAACAGCACAATGGGACGAACTCTCAACGTGACGAAATCCGGCGATCTCGAGATCGTCATGACGAGGTCCTTCGACGCGCCGAGAACGCTGGTGTTCGACGCGTGGACCAAACCGGAACTGGTGCGCCGCTGGTTCGGTCCGCGCGGCTGCGAGGTCGTCGAATGCGAGATCGACCTGCGGGTCGGCGGCAGATGGCGCTACCGGCTGCGCCACGGCGGGATGGACATGGTGCTGCAGGGCGTCTACCAGGAGATCGACCGTCCGGAAAGGCTCGTCTCCTTCGAGACGAACGAGGACTGTGAGGCGTCGGAAGGCCAGGCCTTGGCGACTCTGACGCTGGTCGAACACGAAGGGGTCACCACTCTGACCCAGGTGGTGCGATACGACTCGAAGCGGGTCCGGGACGCCGTTCTCGCATCCGGGATGGAACGGGGCGTCGGCGAGGGCTTCGACAAGCTGGCCGAGTTCCTGGCCGCTCCGGTGGGGGCGTGACCACGATGACCGCCATCGCGGACCGATATCGCGTCCGGGCCGACGTCTTCGAGAGCAAGGTCGCCGCCGTCCAAGCCGGGCAGTGGGAGAGCGGATCTCCGTGTGAAGAGTGGAACGCCAGGGATGTCGTCGGGCACATCGTCGACATGCACGGCGCGATGCTTCGCCCCTTCGGGCGTGACCTCGGGCCGGCGCCATCGCTCCTGGACGACCCGCTGGGCGCCTTCCGTGCCGCGCGGGCCGATGTCGAAGCCGTCCTCGCCGATCCCGTGCTCGCGGCCACGGAACACGAGACACCGATAGGGAAGATGACCGCGGAACAGCATATCGACCAGGTCGTCAGTGCCGACATGGTGATCCACGGCTGGGATCTGGCCCGGGCCACCGGGCAGGACGACACGATCGATCCGGAGGAGATCGCCCGGATGTGGCCGGCGGCGCAGGCGATCCCCGATCAGATGAGGTTTCCCGGAGCGTTCGGGCCCGGCATCGTCGTCTTCGGTCCCGAAGTGAAAGTGCCCGAAGACGCGCCCCTGCAGGACAGGCTGCTCGGCCTGATGGGCCGGGACCCGAACGCCTGACACGGATCAGACATGGATCCCGCGGTGTCGCCGGACGGGCCGGGAAGGAACAGGTACCTCGGCGGTATCGGTTCCCTTGGCCGCGGCCAGGACACGTTCCAGAACCGACAGAGAGGTGGTGAGCAAGGAGATCTGGTTCTGGATCCGAGTCCTGGCGATCTCCAGTTCGCCGGTCATCTCCGGCGAGGGCACCAAATGCGTGTGGTCCCCGGAAACGCACGGAAGGAGTTCCGCGATTTTGCCGCTGCACAACCCGGCCGAATAGAAGAGCTGGATCTGCAGGACCCTGGCGACGTCGTCTTCGGTGAAGGCCCGGTAGCCGTTGCCGCATCGAGCGGGACTCAGCAGGCCTTCCGTTTCGTAGTACCGCAACGAGCGGACGCTCACCCCGGTTCGCTTCGCCAGTTCACCGATCCGCATGAGTCCACAGTAGCCGCGGGAACCGAGGTTGACCGTGACGTCGGCGTCAGGGTTTAGCTTCGCGTTCATGAGGCTGCTCGAAGTATTCCGCGGTACCGCGCTCCAGTTGCCGAACCGTATGGCGATGGCCCCGATGACCAGGGGGCGCGCGGACGATGTCACCGGCCTACCGCATCCACTGACGGCCGAGTACTACGCGCAGCGCGCGAGCGCCGGTTTGATCGTGAGTGAAGGTGTCTGGGTGAACCGGACCGGCAAGAGCGGCCCGGGTATTCCAGGGCTGGCGACAGAGCAACAGGCCGAGGCATGGCGCGCGGTGACGGCGGCCGTGCACGAGAAGGGCGGCCGCATCTTCGCGCAGCTCTGGCACGCGGGGAGGGTCACTCACCCCGGAGTGATGGGCCGGACGCCGGTGGCGCCGTCGGCGGTCCAGCAGGCCGGGCGGATCTTCTCGGCCGGAGGCTGGACGGACACGGTCGAACCTCGTGCGCTCGGCGAGGAGGAGATCGGTGAGGTGGTCCAGGACTTCGCTTCGGCGGCCCGGCGAGCCATCGAGGCGGGATTCGACGGCGTGGAGCTCCACGGTGCCAACGGCTACCTCATCCAGGAGTTCCTCGCCGACAACACCAACCGCAGGGAGGACCGTTACGGCGGTTCGGTCGCCGCCCGGCTCTGCTTCCCGCTCGAGGTGGTGGCGGCCGTGGTCCAGCAGATCGGTGCGGCCAGGGTCGCCCTGCGGATCTCGCCGGGAAACCCGGAGAACGACATCGTGGAAGGCGACTGGAAGGAGGTGTACTCACGGCTCGTGGCGGAACTTCGCCGGTACGAGCTCGCGTACCTGCACGTCATCGACACTCCTGACGCCGAGGCGCTGTCGCACCTGCGGCCCTTGTGGCCAGGAACGCTCGTCGCGAATCTGCGGTCCGAGGAGCCGACCACCCGGGACGAGGGTGAGTCCTTGATCGAGTCCGGGCTGGCCGACGTGGTCGCTTTCGGCAGGTTGTTCATCGCGAACCCGGATCTGCCCGCCCGTTTCGCTCTCCGTGCTCCGCTGGCTCGGGCGGACCACGCCGTCTACTACGGCGCCAGGCTCGATGGCTACACCGACTTCCCGGCGTTCGAACCGGACTCGGCGAAGTTCGCCTGTTCGGCGCGCAACTGATCTTCGCCGCCCGCTCTACAGTGCGGGGATGGTCAAGACGGCAGTGGAAATCGCGGCGGCTGTGCGTGCCAAGGAACTCGATCCGGTCCAAGTGACCCGTGAGGCGCTGGCCCGGATCGCGGCGGCGGACGGAGTGATCGGTGCGTTCCGCCGGGTGAGGGCCGAGGAGGCGCTCACCGAGGCAGCCGCTGTCGCCGAACGTCCGGACCTGGCGGATCTGCCCTTGGCCGGGGTGCCGGTGGCGGTCAAGGACGTCGCGCCGATCGAAGGCGAGTACGCCTCGTGGGGGTCGCGTGCGGGTTCGTCGACGCTGTCCACAGAGGACGGTGAGATAGCGCGGCGCCTACGCGCGGCCGGAGCGGTGATCGTCGGCCTGACCCGGGTGCCGGAGTTGTGCATCTGGCCGTCGAGCGACGATCCGGACGGGACAGTGCGCAATCCGCGCAATCCGTCCTATGCCGCCGGTGGTTCGTCGGGTGGAAGCGCCGCGGCCGTCGCGGCCGGGTTGGTGCCTATCGCGCACGGCACGGACGGGCTGGGGTCGATCCGGCTCCCGTCCGCGATGTGCGGGATCGTCGGTCTCAAACCGGGTAAGGGCGTGGTCCGTGTACCGGGGGAGAATGGCTGGTTCGGCCTGTCCACGCACGGTCCGATGACGACCACCGTGGCCGACGCCGCCGTGCTGATGTCGGTCCTCGCCGAAGAGCCGGGGCTGGCGGACCTCGTCACCCCGAAGCGGTCCCGCATCGCTTTGTCGACCCAGGTCCCGCTGACGAGGGCGCCGCTGCCCCGCGCGTTCAGCCGTGCCGTCGCCCAGGCCGGAGAGCTGTTCCGTGCGGCAGGGCACACCGTCGCGCCCGGCGCGCCCCGGTACAGCGCCGGAGCGATCGGTGGCCTCCTGGCGCGCTGGGTGGCGGGCCCTGCCGAACAAGCGGCCGGGTTCGATCTCGCCGCGCTCCAGCCCCGGACACGCACCCACGTCCGGCTCGGGCGGCTGATGGCCGAACGCGTCCGGGAGAGCACCCGGGAGCGCTGGCTGGAGCGTGCCGAAGAGTTCTTCACCGATCACGATGTCCTGGTCACGCCCATGATCGCGACGCTCCCGCTCAAGGCCCGCACCTGGCACGAAAGCCGGTGGATCGTCAACGTGCTGCCATCGGTGCGTGTGGCGGGCTTCGCGGGCCTGTGGAATCTCGCGGGCTATCCGGCGATGTCCGTGCCGGTCAGGGTGCATCGTGCGGGCATCCCGGCCTGCGTCCAGCTCGTCGCCGCGCCCGGCGGGGAAGCGCTCCTCCTAGGCCTCGCCGCCCAGCTCGAGGCGGCCAATCCCTGGCCGCGCACCACCGCCTCCTGACCGCTCCCGGAAGGGAGCAAGGGACCTTTGCTATCACTCTCCAAAAGAGAGCGACAGCAAAGGTCCCTTGCTACTTCGTGCTGGTCAGGAGCCGGTTTTGGCGGGTGACGGCTTCTGCCCGTTCGCCTTCGGGCCGTTCTGCTCGTTCTGTCCGTTCTTCGGCGCAGCGGCGGCAGGCGCCGAAGGAGCCGGCTTGGGAGAAGGTTTGGCGGCGGCCGGAGCGGCGGCCTTCGAGGCGGGCGGCTCGGCGGGCTTGCCCGCCGGCTTCTTCTCCTCGGCCTTGCTGTCGCCACCGACGAGCTTCGAAGCGTGCGGGATCACCGACTCCTCGGGCAGTGCCGCGAGCATCGCCTCGCTGCCCTTCAGGACCTCGTCGGCCTGCATCAGGCTCTTGCGGGCCTGCTCGCGGATCTCCGCCAGCCGTTCGACCTTCCGCTGGGCGGCGGTCGTGCGCTGGGCGGCGGTCGTCGTGGCCTCGTCGAGCCGGCGCTTGGCTTCGGCCGTCGCCTCGTCGATGCGGCGCTTCGCCTCCGCGGTGGCCTCGGCGATCCGGCGCTCGGCCTGGTTCTTGCTGGCCGTCTGCTGGTCGGCGATGTGTTTCTCGTGCGCGGCGCGCTGAGCCGCGATCGTCTGATCGAACTCGCGCTCGATCTTCCGGCGCTTGCGCTCGGCCTCGTTGTCCAGCAATTCCCGGCGCTGGGCGGCCTCGACGGTCAGCCGCTGGACCTCGGCCCGCGTCTCGGCGAGCGCCGATTCGTGCTCTGAGTGCAGCGCGTCCGCCTGCTTGTCCAGCTCGGCGACGAGCCGCGT is a genomic window containing:
- a CDS encoding cell division protein DivIVA, producing MVPERDNGLLPLRREYTQAWHGFDRNEVRQYLDHLEAQLHRVITDRDAAIAQATSATRELETVRHEVAKLNARIEELKKPPERLEDLDERMQRTVTLAQARAEEITKRAEVAAEKHWASSSEASKKLRERYTRLVAELDKQADALHSEHESALAETRAEVQRLTVEAAQRRELLDNEAERKRRKIEREFDQTIAAQRAAHEKHIADQQTASKNQAERRIAEATAEAKRRIDEATAEAKRRLDEATTTAAQRTTAAQRKVERLAEIREQARKSLMQADEVLKGSEAMLAALPEESVIPHASKLVGGDSKAEEKKPAGKPAEPPASKAAAPAAAKPSPKPAPSAPAAAAPKNGQNEQNGPKANGQKPSPAKTGS
- a CDS encoding glycoside hydrolase family 3 N-terminal domain-containing protein, whose protein sequence is MDDERNEPMNSGRPKTTKRWAAVILGAATVLATSVQCGTANDGAGSAQPAGTVPPPRSSAASSQPASSKPTPSPRAEQAPVPGCEAVIAGMSPRQRLAQLVVVGVNAGDPQAAVKLVRDQQVGGIFLGGNETTLLRNRALDDVQRAAKVPVSVAIDEEGGRVQRIDALDGDMPSARKMASTLTPAQVRAKAAERGRQMRARGVTVDYAPDADITDQPDRDIVGDRSFGADPETARKYVLAFAQGLRDAGVQPVLKHFPGHGHATGDSHKGLVRTPPLASLRKVDLVPYRDIGEYGEIGVMVGHLDVPDLTGGTPSTLSAPAYQLLRKDYAFNGPVITDDLGAMKAITAQYPLQTAVLKALQAGADQALWSSGGNVGTVLTTLEQALASGDLPAARVDEALTRVLAAKRACG
- a CDS encoding amidase produces the protein MVKTAVEIAAAVRAKELDPVQVTREALARIAAADGVIGAFRRVRAEEALTEAAAVAERPDLADLPLAGVPVAVKDVAPIEGEYASWGSRAGSSTLSTEDGEIARRLRAAGAVIVGLTRVPELCIWPSSDDPDGTVRNPRNPSYAAGGSSGGSAAAVAAGLVPIAHGTDGLGSIRLPSAMCGIVGLKPGKGVVRVPGENGWFGLSTHGPMTTTVADAAVLMSVLAEEPGLADLVTPKRSRIALSTQVPLTRAPLPRAFSRAVAQAGELFRAAGHTVAPGAPRYSAGAIGGLLARWVAGPAEQAAGFDLAALQPRTRTHVRLGRLMAERVRESTRERWLERAEEFFTDHDVLVTPMIATLPLKARTWHESRWIVNVLPSVRVAGFAGLWNLAGYPAMSVPVRVHRAGIPACVQLVAAPGGEALLLGLAAQLEAANPWPRTTAS
- a CDS encoding SRPBCC family protein, which encodes MGRTLNVTKSGDLEIVMTRSFDAPRTLVFDAWTKPELVRRWFGPRGCEVVECEIDLRVGGRWRYRLRHGGMDMVLQGVYQEIDRPERLVSFETNEDCEASEGQALATLTLVEHEGVTTLTQVVRYDSKRVRDAVLASGMERGVGEGFDKLAEFLAAPVGA
- a CDS encoding TIGR03086 family metal-binding protein gives rise to the protein MTAIADRYRVRADVFESKVAAVQAGQWESGSPCEEWNARDVVGHIVDMHGAMLRPFGRDLGPAPSLLDDPLGAFRAARADVEAVLADPVLAATEHETPIGKMTAEQHIDQVVSADMVIHGWDLARATGQDDTIDPEEIARMWPAAQAIPDQMRFPGAFGPGIVVFGPEVKVPEDAPLQDRLLGLMGRDPNA
- a CDS encoding metalloregulator ArsR/SmtB family transcription factor, translating into MAQDLLDVTFAALADPTRRAILARLAHGEATVTELAEPFAMSQPAISKHLKVLERAGLVARGRDAQRRPCRLVAQPLKNANEWLGGYRRYWDEAFSELDLVLDGEMRHPERRPETD
- a CDS encoding alkene reductase; the encoded protein is MRLLEVFRGTALQLPNRMAMAPMTRGRADDVTGLPHPLTAEYYAQRASAGLIVSEGVWVNRTGKSGPGIPGLATEQQAEAWRAVTAAVHEKGGRIFAQLWHAGRVTHPGVMGRTPVAPSAVQQAGRIFSAGGWTDTVEPRALGEEEIGEVVQDFASAARRAIEAGFDGVELHGANGYLIQEFLADNTNRREDRYGGSVAARLCFPLEVVAAVVQQIGAARVALRISPGNPENDIVEGDWKEVYSRLVAELRRYELAYLHVIDTPDAEALSHLRPLWPGTLVANLRSEEPTTRDEGESLIESGLADVVAFGRLFIANPDLPARFALRAPLARADHAVYYGARLDGYTDFPAFEPDSAKFACSARN
- a CDS encoding MerR family transcriptional regulator, translating into MNAKLNPDADVTVNLGSRGYCGLMRIGELAKRTGVSVRSLRYYETEGLLSPARCGNGYRAFTEDDVARVLQIQLFYSAGLCSGKIAELLPCVSGDHTHLVPSPEMTGELEIARTRIQNQISLLTTSLSVLERVLAAAKGTDTAEVPVPSRPVRRHRGIHV